Proteins found in one Gordonia sp. PDNC005 genomic segment:
- a CDS encoding TetR/AcrR family transcriptional regulator — MSDINRRRGRPPGPPLDRDARREALLDAAEDAITSSGADVSLAEVARRAGLTRSAVYAAFADRDALLDALAARHAVRLVGSMRDVAGSSATPRDQTRASVDLLATWFESSPELAGALATRWRTDGRSFVESMLSDVLSAGFVARSLDPSPAPVWARAMIGAVAASVEWWSITRDIPRDELVDHVADLLWSGLSAANP; from the coding sequence GTGAGCGACATCAACCGCAGACGCGGCAGACCGCCTGGTCCTCCCTTGGACCGCGACGCCAGACGTGAAGCGCTTCTCGACGCTGCCGAAGATGCGATCACGTCGTCGGGAGCCGACGTGTCGCTCGCCGAGGTCGCACGCCGAGCCGGGCTGACGCGTTCAGCGGTGTACGCGGCGTTCGCCGACCGTGACGCACTTCTGGACGCTCTCGCGGCGCGACACGCGGTACGTCTGGTCGGCTCGATGCGCGACGTCGCGGGCAGTTCGGCCACCCCGCGCGACCAGACCCGAGCATCGGTCGATCTGCTCGCCACCTGGTTCGAATCTTCTCCCGAGCTCGCGGGCGCCCTCGCCACGCGCTGGCGGACCGACGGACGCTCGTTCGTGGAGTCCATGCTCTCCGACGTCTTGTCTGCGGGATTCGTGGCGAGGTCCCTCGATCCCTCTCCCGCGCCGGTGTGGGCACGGGCGATGATCGGCGCGGTCGCAGCGAGTGTCGAGTGGTGGTCGATCACCCGCGACATTCCCCGAGACGAGCTCGTGGACCACGTGGCAGATCTCCTGTGGTCAGGACTGTCCGCCGCCAATCCGTGA